In Pristiophorus japonicus isolate sPriJap1 chromosome 3, sPriJap1.hap1, whole genome shotgun sequence, the sequence ACCAGCTGTCTCGCGGGGCTTGGTGCCTGTGGGTAGAATGACCTCAAGGGGTTGcaatgctgtgaggaggatgtcgtGGCCAGAAGCAGGCCCCTCTGTAGCTCTCTTTAAAACAACCGACACCACAAATAAAAATGATAACTCAAAACTGCCCGTTACCAATTTCACCGGAGTCAGCTTAGGCCTGCATTACTCACATAGACAATTCAGATGAACAAGGTTCTAATGTATGCACCTGTCCCTACATTCCtgttctttgggcaccctgtgcggaggggagcgggcaggtcagagggccacctcgtgggactgctcctgggcctgggcaaggtggtcattaaccggtccaggcagcgggcggtcgagggggtcgttcagcccgactgcctgcctctcttccgcggttacatccgagccagggtgtccctggagatggagcacgcggtgtccaccggtacgctcgcggccttccgcgagaggtgggcgccggagggactggagtgcatcatcacccccggcaacaatattaatttgatttgacatggttgcattgttaatttgtgggggcacttgatttaatgttgtacaaaaatagttgtagagttgttgctgTGTGAGTAGATTAGCCagacacatgatgttcacaagactcaataaaaccccagccaattgggttctgGGGAtcaatgatgaggtatgcagttgtgagcctggtggatgacccggtaatgtgtagtgtgattgttaaacctttgtcaataaCCCAActcgtttttaatagcaatgtgttgctatgaattctttcacaaagaacccatgaagcaaatacatttcaatGGGGATTAAAATTATTTTACCAAGAGATTTGATGAAGGTtgttcggggggggtggtgggggagaggaggaagggggacaAAATGATGTGTAAACACGCACACCCAACCAAGAAATAAAGTGTGGCAACTGGGTGGTGGGATGGTGCGGCattgagcggggggagggggacccGTAGGTAAGGCTGAGGTGCGGGGAGAACACAGTAGGCCCCGAAACCGAAACTGAGCGAAAAACGGGTCACAAAATGAAGCACAACAACTCATCGGAAGTTCCAacaattaaaaaatgtttttaaatcaatCATTTTAAAAAATAAAGTAGAAACGCATTTGATCGTTGCTCTCTCTCTCAACGTACAAAGTTCTGGAATGTTCTAAGGCTGTAAACAATCGTAATTAAACAAACGAATCGCAATCGAAAGTCCTATCGctaccaattttttttttaaatgtagttttatttgtgttatatatatatatatataatatataaacccagaaaagagagaaaaaagcaGAGCTTTTGTCGATAAGGATAGTGACCCCTGAGACCAAGTACACAGAATGAATTAATACAACACAAGGTTTTCTGCCGAGCCAGTTCGGTTGGGATTCCACCCGGTGGTATTGCAGCCGGAgatcacccccccccactgcccgccCCCCAAACCCTCTCCCCACCCTACGGAATGGGGTGCCCCCACCTCTTAAAAGCCTCAGtgctacagtagacacctcaagttgctggagaaatatcaccaacgatgtctccgcaggaccctacaaatcccctgggaggacagacgcaccaacgttagccaggccaacatccccagcatcgaagcactgaccacactcgaccagctccgctgggcaggccacattgtccacatgctcgacacgagactcccaaagcaagcgctctactcggaactccttcacggcaaacgagccaaaggtgggcagaggaaacgttacaagggacaccctcaaagcctccctgataaagtgcaacatccccactgacacctgggagtccctggccaaaggctgccctaagtggaggaagtgcatccgggagggcgctgagcacctcgagtctcgtcgccgagagcgtgcagaaaccaagcgcaggcagcggaaggagcgtgcggcaaaccagtcccaccctccccttccctcaaccactgtctgtcccacctgtgacagggtctgtggctctcgtattggactgttcagccacctaaggactcacttcagtagtggaagcaagtcttcctcgattccgagggactgcctatggtgatgccaAAAGAGGAGCGGGAATTGACGTTAGATCCTAAAGGTGGCCCCAAGAGGTATCGGACACGACTTGTGCAGGTTGCGCATGGAATGTTCCAGaatacacaaaaaaacaaaaagcaCCAAATAGGTGCACAAGCCACCAACCATCACCGGGGTTGGCATTAACTGCTCAGCCCTTGTCAAGTTCCTCCATACCGCGCTCCGTCCCCAGCcaaacccactctctccccaccccaccgccccccaaccCAGATTTTTCCAGTGGTTTATTTTCTTTTAAACATAACAAAAAATGTTGGCGTCATTATTGCCGAGGAAGTGATAATAAAATGCATTTCTTTCCAGTCGAGGTCCCTTTATTGCTTCAAGCGTCGACTCCCCCCGAACCCCACGGGCGAACGGACGCTTCCCCCATCGCAATCACGCCCTCAGACCTGCGGGGGAAAGGAAGAAATGGTTACCCAGGCAACCATTAATGGATTTTCCGCCGCGACCCCGCGATCTAACCTTGTTGTGTATGTGACCCTCACCGGTGTGTAAGAGttaccactagggggcacacctgtgggaggcctatgggtcacctgtggtaccctggagcaagcaggtataaaaggcagtcctccacgctgctgcctcaccttggagttatattaaagagaccaaggtcacaatggtttgagcttacaacacagtctcatggagttattctgaacgtaacaaacCTTTTCCTCCTTTCTCGGAACAGGCGCCTTCCTTCTCCTGGGCGAAGTTGAGTGGGTTCTGTTCGATGGCCGTACCGTTGGACTCGGGGCTGCTGCTCCTGGGGAGGTGGGGCACCTCGCCAGACGCCAGATAGGCCATGTTGAGCTGCTCCTGGGCCAGCTTGAGGTACCGGTGCACCGTGTCGGACATCTCGAAGCTGCCCGGCTCCGGCCCACCCAGGTTGTGGCTGTAGGCCATGTTGCCGTTGCCCAGCTTGGACCTCTCCTTGCGCAGCACCGAGTGGTAGCCCGGCGGCGGGTACTTGGGCCGGCGGAAGGCCAGCTGGCGGCCCCGCAGCCCGTCGCGGATGCCCCCACAGCCCAGGTGGAAGAGCTCGCAGATGTTGAGCAGTAGGCAGAGGCCGCTGACCACGTACATGACCAGCAGGAAGATGGTCTTCTCGGTGGGCCGCGACACGAAGCAGTCGATCCGGTAAGGGCACGGCGTCTTCTCGCAGACAAAGCCCGGCAGGACCTCGAAGCCGTACAGCAGGTACTGGCCGGCCAGGAAGGCCATCTCGAAGAGTGTCCGCAGCAGGAGCTGGAGCACGTACATCTTCATGAGGCCGTCCTCCTTGATCCACCGTCGGCCGTCGTGCTTCTTCTCGGGGGACTTCTTGGCAGCCTCGGGCTCAGGCTCAATCTCCTCGCAGACCATGGGGTCCTCCTCATTGTCATCCTCTGCCTCCTCGTAGTCTCGGGCGGCCCCCCGGTGCACGATGGGCGTCTTCTTCTTGGGGGGTGGGGTCCGTCCGCCCTCCACCCGCGCGATCCGGTGCATGGCGTAGCCCAGGTACATGATGGAGGGCACCGAGATCATGATGATCTGGAAGACCCAGAAACGCACGTGGGACAGGGGGGCGAAAGAGTCATAGCACACGTTCTCGCAGCCGGGCTGCAGGGTGTTGCACACGAACTTGCTCTGCTCATCGTGGTAGATGGACTCGCCGCCCACCGCCGTCAGCACGATGCGGAAGACGATGAGGACAGTCAGCCAGATCTTGCCGACGAAGGTCGAGTGGTTGTGGATCTCCTCGAGAAGTCGTGTCAGGAAACTCCAGCTCATCGTGGCAGGGCAAACCCGTCAACATTAAAAATACCCAGCGCTGGAAGGGAACCGAGAGAAAACAAAGGATGAAAACATCGCCACCATTGCTGAAACCCCAGTTTCTGCACATCACATAAACGTGGAACAGGAGGAAGTCGCTcatcccctcgaccctgctccaccattcaatcagaccatggctgtccatgtcccattcacccatcaccccctgtgccccatgtcctaactagcaccgagtcccattcacccatcaccccctgtgctcactgccctgtgtcctaactcgccccgagtcccgctcacccatcaccccctgtgctcgctgtccccgtgtcctaactcgcacccagtcccgctcacccatcaccccctgtgctcactgccccatgtcctaactcgcaccgagtcccattcacccatcaccccctgtgctcgctgccctgtgtcctaactcgcaccgagtcccattcacccatcaccccctgtgctcgctgccctgtgtcctaactcgcagcgagtcccgctcacccatcaccccttgtgctcgctgccctgtgtcctaactcgcaccgagtcccgctcacccatcaccccctgtgctcactgccctgtgtcctaattcgcaccgattcccactcacccatcaccccctgtgctcgctgccccgtgtactaactcgaaccaagtcccattcacccatcaccccctgtgctcactgccctgtggcctaactcgcaccgagtcccactcacccatcaccccttgtgctcactgccctgtgtcctaacttgcaacaagtcccattcacccatcaccccctgtgctcgctgccctatgtCGTGACTTGCAtcgagtccggctcacccatcacccctttgctcgctgacccgtgtcccaactcacaccaagtcccgctgacccatcaccccctgtgctcgctgccccgtgtcctaactggcaccaagtcccactcacccatcaccccctgtactcactgccccgtgtcctaactcgcaccgagtcccgctcacccatcaccccctttactcactgccccgtgtcctaacttgcaccgagtcccgctcacccatcaccccctgtactcactgccccgtgtcctaactcgcaccgagtcccgctcacccatcaccccctgtactcactgccccgtgtcctaactcgcaccgagtcccgctcacccatcaccccctgtactcactgccccgtgtcctaactcacaccgagtcccactcacccatcaccccctgtactcactgccccgtgtcctaactcgcaccaagtcccactcacccatcaccccctatgctcgctgacctacattggctcccggttaagcaacgccacgatttcaaaattcccatccttgtttacaaatccctccatggccctcgcccctccctatctctgtaatctcctccagccccacaacctcccgagatgtctgcgctcctctaattctgacctcctgaccatccctgattataatcgctccaccatcggtggccgtgccttctgttgcctgggccccaagctctggaactccctccctaaacctctcccccgctctacctctctctccttcttcaagacgctccttaaaaccgacctctgtgacccagcttttggtcacctgctgtaatttcttcttctgtggctcggagtTAAATTTATCTTCTTTTTCTTATATCACTGCTGTGAAGCTTCTGCAgaggttttgctacgttaaaggcgctatataaataaaagttgttgtgtaTCTTAAATCCATTTACCCCCTG encodes:
- the LOC139256677 gene encoding gap junction gamma-1 protein-like, which encodes MSWSFLTRLLEEIHNHSTFVGKIWLTVLIVFRIVLTAVGGESIYHDEQSKFVCNTLQPGCENVCYDSFAPLSHVRFWVFQIIMISVPSIMYLGYAMHRIARVEGGRTPPPKKKTPIVHRGAARDYEEAEDDNEEDPMVCEEIEPEPEAAKKSPEKKHDGRRWIKEDGLMKMYVLQLLLRTLFEMAFLAGQYLLYGFEVLPGFVCEKTPCPYRIDCFVSRPTEKTIFLLVMYVVSGLCLLLNICELFHLGCGGIRDGLRGRQLAFRRPKYPPPGYHSVLRKERSKLGNGNMAYSHNLGGPEPGSFEMSDTVHRYLKLAQEQLNMAYLASGEVPHLPRSSSPESNGTAIEQNPLNFAQEKEGACSEKGGKGLRA